From Penaeus vannamei isolate JL-2024 chromosome 40, ASM4276789v1, whole genome shotgun sequence, the proteins below share one genomic window:
- the LOC138860185 gene encoding uncharacterized protein yields the protein MSRRENPDSMWCQLWFDARDAPVAVRVAGVDHIDYQEKDREHLMPFLFTCPLPDPVAHLLPPAVSLAPLPCHPAKNVLKVVGGRERASSAFVGEQGGKDPPTWSVAVCGPALYYYNEDFSDRLIEWLETLRAMGVAKVFLYETDVAPTLSQVLRHYEQDGLVSTLPYSYPPPYPNHPVTRWIWRHLEPVKMFSQENVYFSDCVLRHMHEYRFIAHFDPDEVPVLPHHQTLPGLVAELLRSSSGSIHPAYALQMINFYDDLLPAEEERDLPPFLWVLRHTTRLSQGAGYLMGKSKPIFDMDVTRGVFSHAQVTCVNLTGMCRYALKRVSPTLAYVGHFKGICGETCHKKKTVTETAHLRYRETILRAVTSVRKKLKLN from the exons ATGAGTCGCCGCGAGAATCCGGACTCGATGTGGTGCCAGCTGTGGTTCGACGCCCGGGACGCGCCGGTGGCCGTCAGGGTGGCCGGCGTCG atcacaTAGACTACCAAGAGAAGGACCGCGAACACCTCATGCCCTTCTTGTTCACGTGCCCCCTCCCTGACCCCGTGGCCCACCTGCTGCCCCCTGccgtctccctcgcccccctcccctgccaccctgctAAGAATGTCCTCAAG GTCGTTGGAGGTCGAGAGCGAGCGTCGTCTGCCTTCGTCGGCGAGCAGGgcgg CAAGGACCCGCCCACCTGGAGCGTCGCCGTCTGTGGCCCCGCCCTCTATTACTACAACGAAGACTTCTCCGACCGCCTCATCGAATGGCTCGAGACGCTGCGGGCCATGGGCGTGGCGAAGGTCTTCCTGTACGAGACCGACGTGGCGCCCACACTAAGCCAGGTTCTACGCCACTACGAGCAGGACGGCTTGGTCAGCACCTTGCCGTATTCCTATCCGCCGCCGTATCCGAATCACCCGGTGACGCGATG gaTATGGAGACACCTCGAACCCGTCAAGATGTTCAGCCAAGAGAACGTCTACTTCAGCGACTGCGTGCTGAGGCACATGCACGAGTACCGCTTCATCGCCCACTTCGACCCCGATGAAGTGCCTGTCCTCCCACACCACCAGACGCTTCCCGGGCTGGTCGCCGAGCTGCTCAG GTCCTCTTCGGGCTCCATCCACCCTGCTTACGCCCTGCAGATGATCAACTTCTACGACGACCTCCTCCCCGCAGAAGAGGAGCgcgacctccctcccttcctgtggGTTCTCAGGCACACGACGAGGCTCAGCCAAGGTGCTGGGTATCTAATGGGCAAATCGAAACCCATCTTTGACATGGATGTGACGCGTGGGGTGTTCTCGCATGCCCAGGTGACCTGCGTTAACCTGACTG GTATGTGTCGCTACGCTCTCAAAAGGGTAAGCCCAACCCTGGCATACGTTGGGCACTTTAAGGGCATCTGTGGTGAGACATGCCATAAGaaaaagacagtgacagagacagcaCATTTACGATACAGGGAAACGATACTCCGTGCTGTTACTTCAGTTAGGAAAAAACTGAAGctgaattag
- the LOC138860286 gene encoding uncharacterized protein, with protein sequence MNVYIRRLRLPLKHFLWFATCLLTFALLKPAHKTEITPVRWRKPADTISYWLKTAHNLTIEDLKYPNKYEGESRYEGKNSHVANSHEGKNSHDTTSHEGKNSHVANSHEGKTSHEGKNSHVANSHEGKNSHVANSHEGKTSHAAAHTAKCDCAFERRVTDFLLSKEYEKKIARLNATMLELLESSHPNLPASFLHRRGLAGGCDLLPSQFE encoded by the exons ATGAATGTGTATATCCGAAGGCTAAG GTTGCCCCTCAAACACTTCCTCTGGTTCGCTACATGTCTGCTAACGTTTGCCTTGTTAAAACCCGCCCACAAGACTGAAATCACGCCCGTCCGTTGGCGAAAACCCGCCGACACGATCTCATACTGGCTCAAAACCGCCCACAACCTAACCATCGAGGACCTCAAATACCCAAATAAATACGAAGGGGAAAGCCGTTACGAAGGGAAAAACAGTCACGTCGCTAATAGTCACGAAGGAAAAAACAGTCACGACACAACTAGTCACGAAGGAAAGAACAGCCACGTCGCAAATAGTCACGAAGGAAAAACCAGTCACGAAGGAAAAAACAGCCACGTCGCAAATAGTCACGAAGGAAAGAACAGCCACGTCGCAAACAGTCACGAAGGAAAAACCAGTCACGCCGCCGCCCACACCGCCAAGTGCGACTGCGCCTTCGAGCGGAGGGTCACGGACTTCTTGCTCTCGAAGGAGTACGAGAAGAAAATCGCCAGACTGAACGCGACGATGCTGGAGCTTCTGGAATCTTCGCACCCGAACCTCCCGGCCTCGTTCCTGCACCGACGAGGACTCGCGGGCGGATGCGACCTCCTGCCGTCGCAGTTCGAGTGA